GTCCACCATCACAGACTCTTGGATTCCAAGTAGCAGAAAACAGGACAGAGAATCacttacaaaattacaaaagtcAATCCAATAAAAGGCGTAAAAAAATATCACTGGAACGCacaaaaatatactgtcatcAAGAGTTCGTTATAAAGGGAATATAGTCTGACTGAGCGTTGGCAGGCGTGTGTTCATCGCTCTGTGCTCCTGATGTAAACCAGTGAGGACAGCAGCAGGAACTCGGGTGGTTTGTTCAGCAGCACCAGGTTGTCGCTGCGCAGGCCGTCGTAATGCATCCAGTAGCCGTCGATCTGGAACGCAGCCGAATAATGATGCTCGTCTCTGTTGAAGAGCGTCGCTCCCTCCAGTGAGTACCTGTGCAACACCAAAACATGATCACATGTTTATAAAACACACGGACCAGTGGATTTGAGCAGAGATGCACACAAAGACATACAGGAGAAAAGTTTCAATTAAATCATGCACAATTTAAGAAGGTATTTGCATGACTTATTAATCTGTTTTCACATTTTAGTTAAATCATGCACAGTTTAAAAATTTGTTTGCATGactttttcatttcaaacatgcacaatttaatcatttgtttgcaagacttttttttgtttgcaagttttttatttaatcatgcacattttaatttgtttgcatGACTTATTGGTCTATTTGCACGTTTTAGTTAAATCATGCACAATTTAAGAGTTTGTTTGCATTAATCTGTTTGCaagttttaatcaaataatgcaCAATTTAATAATTCTTTTGCATGACTTATTAATCTGTTTTTAACGTGTTAGTTAAATTATGCACAGTTTAAAAATTTGTTTGCATGACTTTTTAATCTGTTTGCAAGTCTCAATTAAATCATGCACAATTTAAGAATTAGTTTGCATGACTTATCATTTGCAAGTTTTGATTCAATCATGCACAATTTCATAATTTGTTTGCATGGCTTATAAATCTGTATTCACGTTTTAGTTCAATCATGCATGGTTTAAGAATTTGTTTGCATGACTTtttaatctgtaaattttaatttcaaacatgCACAATTTAAGAATTTGTTTGCATGACTTATTACTCTGTTTACAAGTCTTAGTTAAATCatgcacaatttttttaaatcattttagctCAATCATTCAACTATATCAAAACAAAGGAACAAATCAGCACAATGTGGCcttgatttactaaaacaagggaataatttaataaaacgagagaacagattcataattcatagccacaataaaaatatttttgtctgcTTATCATGCACAGGGTCCTATagattatatgtttttttttatggtgtGTCTACTTAAGATGCATGTGAATgtacatatgtatatacatttttgcaattttttttgtgcaaattgTTTCATAAATTGTTTGCTGGaacattttggaaatttaaaAAGCAGAACGCATTTTGGAAATTATCACACATTCACAATTAGGATCGTTCCATGCAGGTCTTTATAACTGAGTCTCCTGTAAATGATGCAGAACACGTGACAGACAGTGAACTGAAGAGTACCGTTGTTCGGAGAGCTCCAGATGATACGGCACGTACGACAGATCCTCCGACTGCCACATCTGCATGTTGAGGATGACGAAGGGCGGCGGGCCGTGACAGAAGAACCTCTGACTGAACTCTCTCAGACCGTCACAGCTGAAACACATCGGCAGACGTGAGCGAGAAGATCAGATCCACACACACAGCCATCAAACACTGAGAAACAACTCACTCCAGCTCTTCACAGAGCTCCAGCCGCGGGCAGAAGAACTCGTCCAGCGCCGACTGGATTGGATCTTTGTCTGGAAGCTCGTGAGGAGGACTGACAGAAACACAGACGGAAATACAGCTGTGAATCATCTCACAAACATCTGTCACACGCTCAACTCCAACACCATTTACGGTCACAATCAATCTACTCCATGTCTTCTGTCGTCTGAGCATGTCAAATCACAGAAACGTTCACCTTCATCTGGTGCTTCAGCTGTCAAATCTTGACTGATTTTATCGGGTAAATGTCAGAATAATCATAGTCACATTTccagatgaacacttactggactgaagcagcttggctttacttgatgaatcattttttagtctcaaatctgatcatcaggatcttttgaggaacatttgtttgttcatctctcagtcatcattggattgcattgcattatatgtttggatCATTTCAATCTCATCTTACTCACACATATTATTAGAGATATAAAGCGACCACTtatatttacatcattttatgtcaataaaatgtaatgttataaagacctcattgatttacattacaagcagCAGAATTTCACCATATAACTATCAGCATCTGCAGCTAAttcatatttttgctcagttttgagtctgtttttatttcatccATATTCTGACGGatgacatacactaccagtcaaacgtttttaaacggtaagattttaatgtttctaaacaagtctcttctgctcaccaagcctgcatttatttgatccaaagtacagaaatcTCTCCtgctgctgcatttatttgaaaagtacagcaaaaacagaaaaattccgaaatatttttgttatttaaaacagctgttttctatgcgagtatctgttaaactgtaatttatttctgtgatgcgcagctgaattttcagcatcattactccagtctccagtgtcacatgatccttcacaaatcgttctaatatgctgatttgctgctcaacaaacatcattattattatcattattattatgttaaaaacagctgagcagaattttttcaggtttctttgatgaacagaacgttcagaagaacagcattcatctgaaaaagaatttttttggaacattataaattactttatcatcacttatgattaatttaaagcatccttgctaaataaaaatattcatttcaatcatttctttcccacaaaaaaaaaaaaaaaaaaaattatactgacttcacacttttgaatggtgtagtgtataatgttacaaaagctttttatttcagataaatgctgatctttggatctttctattcatcaaagaatccagaaaaaatttactaaactgttttaaatattgataataataataataccaataaatgcttgttgagcagcaaatcagcatattagaatgatttgtgaaggatcatgtgacactgaagactggagtaatgatgctgaaaattcagctgcgcatcgcaggaataaataacattttaaaatatattcaaatagaaaacagctgttttaaatagtaaaaatatttcagaatttttctgtttttgctgtgcttttcaaataaatgcagcagcaGGAGagatttctataaaaaaaacatttaaaatcttactgttcaaaaatcttttgactggtgaCGCTTAAGGTTCAGTAAACTCTTCGGTTTGATAAAAGCAGACGCACTTGACGCTGATGGTTTTGTTCAGGTGCTCCTGGAAGCGGTTCGGGCAGCTCCAGTTGGAGCACCAGCTCTCCTGCACGCTGGACATGAGGTTCTCCAGGTTCTTGGTGAAGTTCTCGTGCTCGTTGCCGAACAGGTCGATCTCCAGGGCCGTGTGGTGGATCTCGGAGCGGTACTGGCGCTTGGACATGCGGTCCCAGATCCACAGCATCTTGACGGTGGTGTACTCGCAGGAGTCCATCAGGTACAGGAAGTGCTCGACGAAGCGCTTGCCCAGGAACACGCCCACCTCTCTGGGGAAGCTGTGGTTGTCTCTCAGGATGACGTAGAGGAGCATGAGGAAGCCGTCGATGGTGCAGGTGTTCTTCAGGTTGATCTTGACGTACAGAGGCGTGCAGGCGATGGCTTTGCGTCCCGCTCGGATGGTGAACACGCCGCCCCACGGCAGAACGGGACGCCAGAACGAGCGCTCGCCCTCCGCGTTGTTGT
Above is a genomic segment from Labeo rohita strain BAU-BD-2019 chromosome 17, IGBB_LRoh.1.0, whole genome shotgun sequence containing:
- the c17h14orf28 gene encoding uncharacterized protein C14orf28 homolog isoform X1 is translated as METDFCSLTETEELQSFISHSDSSLCFLRSCCFVRTKTLFEEIRASINNNAEGERSFWRPVLPWGGVFTIRAGRKAIACTPLYVKINLKNTCTIDGFLMLLYVILRDNHSFPREVGVFLGKRFVEHFLYLMDSCEYTTVKMLWIWDRMSKRQYRSEIHHTALEIDLFGNEHENFTKNLENLMSSVQESWCSNWSCPNRFQEHLNKTISVNPPHELPDKDPIQSALDEFFCPRLELCEELDCDGLREFSQRFFCHGPPPFVILNMQMWQSEDLSYVPYHLELSEQRYSLEGATLFNRDEHHYSAAFQIDGYWMHYDGLRSDNLVLLNKPPEFLLLSSLVYIRSTER
- the c17h14orf28 gene encoding uncharacterized protein C14orf28 homolog isoform X2, producing METDFCSLTETEELQSFISHSDRTKTLFEEIRASINNNAEGERSFWRPVLPWGGVFTIRAGRKAIACTPLYVKINLKNTCTIDGFLMLLYVILRDNHSFPREVGVFLGKRFVEHFLYLMDSCEYTTVKMLWIWDRMSKRQYRSEIHHTALEIDLFGNEHENFTKNLENLMSSVQESWCSNWSCPNRFQEHLNKTISVNPPHELPDKDPIQSALDEFFCPRLELCEELDCDGLREFSQRFFCHGPPPFVILNMQMWQSEDLSYVPYHLELSEQRYSLEGATLFNRDEHHYSAAFQIDGYWMHYDGLRSDNLVLLNKPPEFLLLSSLVYIRSTER